The genome window GCAGGTTGACCGTTTACGCCACTGGCCTTTGCATAACTTCCCCGAGGGCCACGTCCAAAGTATAGAGGTAACGACATGAAAGCTCACTTTTCCCTGATCGCGCTGCTGTCCGTCTCGCTGGGTTCCGGCTCCGCTGTGGCTGCGAGCGCAAAGGCAAAGAGGTCCGCGAAAGTCACCACGGCCGTGGTGCGAGCCCCCGCGGAAGAGCCCAGCTCACCCGTCGTTCCGGCTCCTCCGAACTCTCACCCCATGGAGGATCTCAGGAAGTCCCACGTCAAGCTGCAGAAGCTTCTTGGCAAAACGAGCCCTTCCTGGTCGCCGGAAAGCGACGCGAAGTCGCAGGAAATTCGCCAGCTCGTCAACAGCTTCCTCGACTTTCAGGAGCTGGCCACTCGGGCTCTGTCGAAGCACTGGGACGCCCTTCCGCCGACCAAGCGTGGGGAGTTTGTAACCACCCTGCGAGAGTTGGTGGAACGCAACTACATCGACCAGATGAGCGGCGGTAAGGCCAGTTACAAGCTGACCTGGGGCGGTGAAGAGCTCGAGCCTACCGAGGCGAAGGTGACCGCCACGTTGAACACCACGGCACGGGGCAAACCCATCGAGATGTCCCTCGAGTACCGGATGGTACACAAGCAGCGGGGCTGGGTGGTCTACGACGTCGTGACAGACGAGCAGAGCCTGCTTGAGACCTACCGGTCCGAGTTCAACAAGGTCATCAAGAAAGAATCCTTCGACGCGCTCCTCGAGAAGCTCAAGCAGAAGCTGGCCGAAAAGCGTGAGATCGCGGCAGCGAAGACGAAGTGATCTATCTTCGGGCCGTGACGACCGCCCGCGAGGCCGCGCATGGAGTTCCCCTGGGTCGAAAGATCCGGGGGATTTGTTTTTTGTCGTTGGCGATGGGGGCCTTTGCCCTCGCGGGCTGCTCCGACGAGTGCTGCACCTTCGACGGGGAGCCGATCGCCCTACGAGCGACTCCGGACGGCGCGTTGTGGTTCCGGGTGCGGGCCGAGGGAAGGCAAGGCTACGTTCTCATCGATACCGCGACGCCCGTGAACTTGTGGCAAAGCCGCTCGGGGCGCACCGAGGCGCTGGCACCGCGGTCTTTCGAGGTCCTCTCCGCGGTGAACGAGGTACCTGTTCTCCGGGCTGTGTTTCGTGACGTCTGGTTCGTGGGGGTGCCCTTGGCCGCCCCCCCCACGCTCGATGGGCCTGTGTTCGGGGTCTTGGGGGGCGAATTTTGGCGAAGCTTCTCGCCCGTCCTCGATGCCAACGAGGACATGCAAGTCCCTACCCTCAGCATGGCCTTGCGCCAGCCCGCCGGCACGGGCTTTCTGGACACCTCGCGGTACGCGGTCCTTGAAATGGACCCGCTAGGAGGTGGACAGCTCGATGTCGAGGGAGAGCCCGACTTCCTCGGTTTGCGCGGGCCCCACCAGTTTCCAGGGTCGCAGCTCGTGGTGCGCGCCTGTGCTTCGCCAGCGCCCTTCACCCCCACGGACACGGCTCTACCTACCTGCTGCCAAGGTGACGAGCGGAGGCTGGCCACCGGTGTGAATTTGGCCTTGGCCGTCAGCACGGGGCTTGGCCCCTTGGTGTTGTCTCGCTCAGCTTGGGAGCGCGTCGCCACGGCCACAGGGGGCCCGCCGGCGAGCCCCGCCGGGCCCGCGATCGACGTGTTTCATCCGGCTCTGGCCGCTCCCCTGTCCGGCTTCGGCGCCAGCTTGCCGCGCCTGGCGCTCGTGAATCTGGAAAGCTCCGTAGGCCAGGACCCCGGCGCGTGTGTCGAGCTGGGGCGTGCACGGCGCACCGAGCTCGTGTCCATGAGCCAGGCCCAGAGCTCATCCCTTGCGCATTGTGCGGAGCCCTGCGACCAAGACCCACGCAGCCCGGGAACGGCCCTGTCGAGCGCTGCGTACGCGGAGCTTTCAGGGGACATTCCCGTGGTCGTGGTCGACGATTCCGTGGCCCTGTTGCAAGCCCTTCGGGCCGAAATCCGGCCGGAAGGGCCTGAGCTCGATGGGCTGATCGGCGCCGCGGCCCTCAAGTCTTTACGCATTGAGCTCGATTATCGTCCCAGGCCCGCTCGCCTGATCCTGTCCTGCCAGCCGAGTGCGTCACAAACATGCCGCGCCGTCGGACGCTGTCCCCGCCTTCCCAACGAAGACTCGACCCGGGTCTGTTTCGACTTGACCCGGCATCGGCTTCCCGAGACCTGCGACAATCGCGGCGACGCCTGCGATTGAACGTCGGTACGCGCGCCCTCGTGATGGCGTTGTTGGCGTGGGTCGTCTTGGGCGGCGGCGTAGCTCCAGCTCACGGGCAGCCGCCGGAGAGCCCCTCGACGGAGGCCGGGGCTCTAGACACCAAAAAAGCCCGGCGTCGCGCGAAGCGGAGCCCCGCCAGGCCGTCACCGCCTCCCAGCGCCGCCCCCCCGGAGAAGGCCCCGGAGCCAGCCAAGAAGGCACCCGTGAGTGCTTCCGTTTCCGACACGTCGATTTTCGAGGGCACACCTGCCCTCGCGGGCGATCTTTTGCCCGAGCTCTCCGACAGCACGCCTCCTTCCAAGATCGCGATTACCTCGTTCGTCGTCGAAGGCGACGAGGCCCCGGCGGCGCTTCGGTACCAGCTGCAGGACGGTTTCGTGTTGGGCCTGGTGCGGGCGGGCGTGAGGGTGATCGACCCCGAAGACCTCAAGAGCCGACTCGACGACGAGCCAGAGCTACTCGGCTGCGACAGCTCTCCCTGTCTCAAGCAGCTGGGACAGCTCGTGGGCGTCCGCCACGTGGTGCGTGTGGTGGTCGTCGTGACAGGCAATAGCTACCGCATGACGGCCCGGGTGTTTCGAACCACCGGCGCGGCTCCGGCAGCGCTTCCTGTCGAAACGCAGTCCCGCTTCTGCGACGTATGCACCGTGACGGAAGCCCGTGAGGCCATGCTCAGGTTGGCGGACGGCGTGCGCGTGCCGGACGAGCCCCGCCTGCTCGATCCCGATCGTCCTCTGCCTCCCCTGCAAGCCCCTTGGTCGAAACGGGTCGGCCTTTCGGCCTTGGTTGCCGGGGTGGCCTCGATTGCGCTCGGCACGGTGATCTTGTCGGCCTCGGGAGGCTCGGACAAGGGCCTCCACGCGCTGGGCGGCGCCTTCATGGGCGCCGGGGCGCTGGGCTCCGTCTCGGGCTTGTACCTTTACGGGGAAGCCCTCCGCCGCCGTCCTGTCCTGGGCCCGACACCTTCCGCACCCTGAGTCAGCGAGCGCTACCTCGCACGCGAAAACGAGCGGGCATGTCTTCGAGCGGGCGTAAGGCCACGCGGCGCACGAACAATTCGGCCCCTTCCGACAACAGTTGCAGCGCGCCGGATGTAACAGGGGTTTCCTCCGCGGCGTCGGTCCGCCGCGCACGCGCCAACGACAGCGTGAGAGCGCCGTTGGTGAGGAAAGCCACTTCGCTGCCCACCACGAGCGCCTCGGACACGTTCCAGTCACCAAAGGTGCGTTCGTAGTCCGAGCTCTTCACGACGCGCGGATCGGATTCGGGCAGAGGCAACGTCTCGGGCGGGTGTCCTCCCGCGTAAACGTAGAGTGGGGTGCCCATGAACCTCTCGCGGCGAGAAGGCACGTCGACCTTGAGGCCTCGTCCCACCCAGAGGTCCCCGCAGGAGCCTTCCTGAAGATCGAGTTCGAGGCCGCTGGCCCAAGGCTTCTGCGGCCCGAACGGGGTCAGGTCGAGCTGAGAGTGGACCACGAGCCCGCTCGAGCGGCGCAGGTGGATCCGAGGTGCCCACTTGGCTTCGCCCCAGCGCCATTCCACGCGGAGCCGATAGTTTTGGTACACGGCCTCGGAGACGAGGGCGCCGAAGCGCTCGCCAGAGATGCGCAAGAGGGTGCGGGGGCTGCCCTTGCGCGGGGTGTCCTCGACCACCGAAAACACCTGCGGGTCTTCGGTTCCGCCTCGGCCCGGGCTGGCGGGCGGTTCGGCGGGGGCCAAGCGGGGTTGCCAACCTGAAAAGTCTTGGCCGTTCCAAAGCTCCGTCCACGTCCCCTCCGTCTCCCCGCGCGGGGCCCGTGCGGGCGTGGCGCTTCGCTTGGAACGGCCGGCGTGGGCCGGGAGCTGCAAGGGCGGCGCAAGGGCGGCGCCCAGGGTCGAGGTGCAGGCGAGCTGAAGCAGGCGTCTTCGGTTCATGGGACGTGAGTCTGGGTGTCGACGGTGAGCGAAAGAGGCTTCTTCACGTGCCCGGTTCAAGCGTCGAGGCGGAACTTTCGACCGAGCTGCGGATCGCGCTGGCGGGGAACGGCGGGGCCCAGACCACCCGGCTTTGGTACGGGTCCCGCAGGTGTGGCGGCAGGCTCTTCGGGCGTCGAGGCCGGAACCGGGGCCTTCGGCGCGGCGGCCTTCTTGAGGGGGGCGGGCGTGGGGACGGCAGCTGCGGGCTCGTAGGGCTTGAAGATCGGCTTTGCCCTGACGCACACATCCGACGCACACTTTTGGAACTCGAGACAATCCGCGTCGACCTTGCAGGTCCCGTCGTACCGCTTGCGCGATTTACACCCGGGCACGAGCAGCAGTGCCAAGAGGCACATCCAGACCCAACGCATGACCACCAAATTATATACCCGCTCTTGGTAACGGTCACCTTTTGTGGCCATTTCCCAGAGCGGGGCGATGTAGGCTGTGGCGCTCAGCCTTACTCCCCTGACCGCGCCCCCGCGGCGTCTTGCTGAGTCTGCCGGCGCTGCTGCAAGAAAGTGAGGATCTGGGCAAAACGCCGCTCGAGCGTTTGCCATGCGTCCGTGCCGATCTCGAGCCCCACGTGGGCCTTCGTACCTGTCACGTCGTAGCGGAGGGCCTCGAGGACTCCGGAGACGCCCAGGACCTTGAGTTGGGGACGCATGGCGAGGGCCTCGGTACGCTGGGCCAACGCGAAGACCACGGCTCTCGCATCGGCCTCCGTGGCGGCTTGCCCCACGGCCACCACGTGGAGGTCGTCTCGCCCGCCCGCCCGGAGCGCAAACCACGTGAGCTTCGCGGCCTCCGGGAACACGGACGCGAAGCGTGTCTGCATCTGCGGCGTGACCTCGACGAGCAACTCCAAAGCGACGGGGATGCCTGCAGGCCACGCACGGGTAAGCGCCTGGTTCGATGCGCGGTACCAGGGGGCGGACACGAAGGAGGTGCCAAGCCCTTCGGCTACATCGACGGCACGTTCCACGGCCGCCCGCGGTCCCAGAGCCACCCTGCCGGCCTGAATCAGGGAAAGGCTTCGTTGCGAATCGCCCCAGAGGGGACGCTCGCGGTAGGCAGGCAGATCGCGTCCGGCGGCGATCTCCGATCGCGCGAGCGCGTCCTCGCCGAATCGGCCCTGGTAAATCCCCAGGTTCTCCTCGCCCCAGGCGTCCACGGCCACCAGTACGGCGTGATCCACATCTTCGCTTTCGACGAACCCCTGGCGCTGGCGCAGCTCGCTCGCTGAGGTGCCCGCAGCGAGGGCCTCTTTCCAGGTAGTCCGCAACCGGGCGTAGTCGATGTAGAGCACCGACACCGCCCCTGTCGGCACGGCCTTCATCAAGGGATGCGTGGGAGGCACCGGCACCCGGTCATCCTCCCGGGGGGGCCGGGGGGGCGACGCACAGGCCGAAGCGAAAAGTCCCGCAGCCAGCAGAGCCCGAAGTCGGGAACACATGGGGAGGGTCTCAGCTCCGCCGAGCGCCGTCGTCCACCAAGGTGCGGCGTGCCGCGCGGGCCACTCCCAAAAGCTCGGCGAGTGCCACCGCGTCCTCACGCTCGAGGGCGTCTCGCAGCAGGCCGAGGCTGGTGGAAAGTGCGTCCACGAGAGGCATGAGGTGGGGTTTGTTGGCGAGAAAGATATCCCGCCACACCGCGGGGGAAGACGCTGCGATCCTAGTCGTGTCCCGCAGGCTCGTGGGGCTCGCTCCTGCGGGCATCGCCTGCACGAGCGCCTCCGCTTGAGGCGCGAGGGCGTGCGCGAGCGCAAAGGCTGCGACGTGAGGCAGGTGGCTCGCCGCAGCCATGAACGCATCATGCGAGCGGGCCTCTGCCCGGACGGGCTTTGCGCCCACCGCCTCCCAGAGCGCGAAGGCTCGCTCGACGTCTGCGGGGCGGGCGCCATCGGTGCAAACCAGGCAAGGCTTCGCGGCGTACAGATCGCCCGTCGCGGCCGCAACGCCGGTCGCCTCGAGCCCGGCCAGCGGATGGCATCCCACGAAGCCCACCTCGGGGGGAAGTGCGCCCTTGACGTCTGCGATCACCCGGCTCTTGACGCTCCCAATGTCGATGACGAGACAGTCCGGACGGAGTGCGGATGCCATCTGGCGCGCCAGAGCGCCCAAGCTGCCCACCGGGGCCGCCAGGATCACGAGATGCGCATCGGCGACCGCCGCTTCGGGGCTCGCGGCCATGCGATCGACGACCCCCTTTGCCATGGCCGGAAGACCGGCGGCAGGATCGAGATCGTAGCCCACCACGTGTTTCACGCAGCCAGCCTGGCGCGCGGCAAGCGCCAGTGAGCCCCCCATGTAGCCCACGCCCAACAGCGCGCCGGTCTCGAAGGTTGGGTGCGAGGTCGGTCCCATGCGGCACAGAGTAGCAGCCCGTGACGGAAGCATCCGACAGCTGGGAGGCTCCTCGAACGCCCGCTCACGGGGCGGGCGGACGCCGTGGCCCCGGAGGCTGCGAGTCTGGCTCGGGATAGGTGGCGGGCCGAGGGTCGGGACGCGCAGGGCGGGAGCCGCTCTCCCAGGTCAGGGGATCGAGGTGAAACTGCACGAACGCCATCCCCAGGAAGTGAGTTCCGTGGGAGTTCTCCGCCTCGTTCACGTTCTGGTTGGCGGCGGCCCCCCCGGGGAAGAAAAAATGGTAACCGGGAGAGGCCTCGAGGCCCACGACGAACAGTTTGTTCAGGTGGTAGTCGAGTGCCACCACCCCGTTCCAGACGAAGCCCTTGTCGGAGACCTGGTCGTTATCGAGCGGTGGCCGGACGTCCCTGTGCAGACCCAGGGCGACGCCCCCGTTCACCCCGAGCCGCAGGAAGGTGGACGGCTCGGGATGGCTGTCGAGCGCGAAGTCACCGTCGAGTCCCAGGAGGAACTGAAAAAGTGTGCTTCCTCCTGGCCCCGAGACACCCGCCTCGTCCTGCGAGCGTTGGTCGAAGATACGGGTCCCGCTGACGACGAAATCGATGAAAAGCACCTCGGCGCCAAGCTCGAACCCCATCGAAGGGCCCTGCGCGAGGTCGAAGTAATCAGAGGCGTTGGCGGCGAGGCTGTTCGATCCCTGGCCCGTGACCCAGCCGCCTTTCATCGAGGCGTAAAGGTCGAGCAGCTTTGCTTCGGCCCGAGGCGCGTCGCGAGCCACCAGGGCCAAGGCTCCGAGCACCGCCAAACCGAGTCGTTTATTCATATCGTCTCCCCGAGGAGGGCCTCGACCCTTCTTGGGTCGAAACCGATCAACAAACGTCCGCGAACCTCGAGGATCGGCACCCTGTCGGCATCTACCCCGAGGGCTGCGGCCTTTCGCCGCAACTCATCGGCAGCTGCGAGATCTTTCTCGACGTCCTTGTCGACGAACGGAATGTCGTGGGAAAGGAAGTACTGCCGCGCGCTTCGACAAGCTCCACACCAGCTCGTCCCGTAGAGCGTGACGTCAGGCCTACGATCGCCTCCCGGCTTGGCTCGGGCGATGGCCTGGTCCGTGGGCTCGGCTGCGGGTCTTTCTGCCAAGCGGGACGAGTCGCCCGGGGGCAAGCGAGCCAACGCTTGAGTCTCGAAGACCTCTCGCGCTACTCGTCGAGCGGGCGCGCGTCCCGCGTCCATCACCTGTGCCAGGTTCACCACCCACACACCCGTCGCGGATGGCGAGCCTTCCGAGGGTTTCGGCTCGAGGGCGCGTACCACGCCTCGTGACTCCGCGGGGACGTCGCTCGCTTGGTCCGTCGTAGCGAAGGTGCCTTCGGACGTGGCGTATACGAACAGCCACCCGCCGCCCGACTCCACGTAGACCGGCTCCGGCGGAAGAGGCACCACGGGCGGGGTCGAGGGCGCTTCTCGTCTGCACGCGAGCAGGAATAGACAGAGAAGGCAAGCTGCCAGCCTCGAACGGGAGAGGGCTGGCCGTGCGCCAGGGATGTGCTTTGCGGAGGAGCGGGTGGGTCTGGTCATGCGGGGGCCTTGGTGACGCGTCGAACACGGGTCTTCGGGAGGGTTCGCTTTGGACACGACTTGTCGTTTGGGCGTCTCGAAGGGTATTTTGCCTCCCGTGAACCCCGAGAGGCACGAACTCCATTCCCGACCCGACACCACGAGCCGCGTGGTGCTCGTCGGGATGCTGCTGTTGGCGGCGGTGGGCATAGTAACAGTCTTCGGCGAAGGCTTGTGGTCGCTCGCCAAGGGTGACCTATCCGTCCAAAATCCTTGACCGTTTTGGACCCTCGGCTTAGCGTGGCACCATGGTGATTCTCAGCCTGACCGAAAAAGGCGGTGAGACGAAGCAGCTGCAGTTCGACAAAGCCGAAGTAGGGGTCGGACGGGTGCAGGGCAACGACATCGTTTTGCCCAAGGGCAACGTCTCGAAACGCCACTGCCGGATCGTCCTGCAGGACGGCCGTTTCTCCATCGAAGACCTCAAAAGCACCAACGGCACGTACGTGAACGGCCGCAAGGTCGCTGAAGTGACCGAGGTTTTCGGCGGCGACAAGATCTACATCGGCGACTTCGTCATTCGCATCGAGAACGCGCCCACCGCCGAGGCGGCGAATCTCGGCACCGAAGCGGGCTCGCTGAGCACCGCTCTGGGAAACCGCCGCCCTCCTCCGCCCCCACCCGGGCGCCCCACGAGTTCCTTGCCGACGCAGAGTGAAGAGGGGAGCCGCCCTCCTCTGCCGCCCCCGCCTCCCGGGCGCCGCGACACCATGGTGCCTCAGCAGTCGGCAGAAGCGCCTGTGTTTGCGCCGCTTGCACCGGCGCCGGCTGTTGTCTCCCCCCCCACCGTGCTCGATCTCGACGACAGCGAGCCGTTGGCCACGGCGCCGCCCCGCGCCCCTACGCCGCCGCCGGCTCCTTCTCCCCCCGTGCAGCCCTCGTTCGGGGCGCCTGCGTTGCAGGCTCCCTTCGGGGCGCCTGCGTTGCAGGCTCCCTTCGCGGCGCCTGCGTTGCAGCCCCCGGTGCTCCAGCCCCCGGTGCTCCAGCCTGTCTCGGCCCCCCCCGCGAAGGCCCAGGCCCCCGCTTCTCAATCCCCCATCCAACCGCCGGCTCCG of Myxococcales bacterium contains these proteins:
- a CDS encoding ABC transporter substrate-binding protein yields the protein MKAHFSLIALLSVSLGSGSAVAASAKAKRSAKVTTAVVRAPAEEPSSPVVPAPPNSHPMEDLRKSHVKLQKLLGKTSPSWSPESDAKSQEIRQLVNSFLDFQELATRALSKHWDALPPTKRGEFVTTLRELVERNYIDQMSGGKASYKLTWGGEELEPTEAKVTATLNTTARGKPIEMSLEYRMVHKQRGWVVYDVVTDEQSLLETYRSEFNKVIKKESFDALLEKLKQKLAEKREIAAAKTK
- a CDS encoding prephenate dehydrogenase/arogenate dehydrogenase family protein, producing the protein MGPTSHPTFETGALLGVGYMGGSLALAARQAGCVKHVVGYDLDPAAGLPAMAKGVVDRMAASPEAAVADAHLVILAAPVGSLGALARQMASALRPDCLVIDIGSVKSRVIADVKGALPPEVGFVGCHPLAGLEATGVAAATGDLYAAKPCLVCTDGARPADVERAFALWEAVGAKPVRAEARSHDAFMAAASHLPHVAAFALAHALAPQAEALVQAMPAGASPTSLRDTTRIAASSPAVWRDIFLANKPHLMPLVDALSTSLGLLRDALEREDAVALAELLGVARAARRTLVDDGARRS
- a CDS encoding DUF1080 domain-containing protein, with protein sequence MNRRRLLQLACTSTLGAALAPPLQLPAHAGRSKRSATPARAPRGETEGTWTELWNGQDFSGWQPRLAPAEPPASPGRGGTEDPQVFSVVEDTPRKGSPRTLLRISGERFGALVSEAVYQNYRLRVEWRWGEAKWAPRIHLRRSSGLVVHSQLDLTPFGPQKPWASGLELDLQEGSCGDLWVGRGLKVDVPSRRERFMGTPLYVYAGGHPPETLPLPESDPRVVKSSDYERTFGDWNVSEALVVGSEVAFLTNGALTLSLARARRTDAAEETPVTSGALQLLSEGAELFVRRVALRPLEDMPARFRVRGSAR